The Streptomyces sp. SS1-1 genome has a segment encoding these proteins:
- a CDS encoding acyl-CoA dehydrogenase family protein: MKRQIFAPEHDAFRETVRAFLAREVLPHYEQWEKDGIVSRDAWRAAGKQGLLGFAVPEEYGGGGTPDFRYSAVLAEEFTRAGTPGLALGLHNDIIGPYLTGLATDEQKRRWLPGFCDGTLITAIAMTEPGAGSDLQGIRTHAEDRGDHWVLNGSKTFISNGLLADLVIVVAKTTPEGGARGLSLLVVERGMEGFERGRNLDKIGQKAQDTAELFFHDVRVPKENLLGELDGAFVHLMTNLAQERLSIAVAAIAAAEHLLEITTAYVKEREAFGRPLATKQHIRFEVAEMATECAVTRTFLDRCIADHDRGELDPVHASMAKWWATELQKRVADRCLQLHGGYGYMSEHPVARAFTDGRIQTIYGGTTEIMKEIIGRSLLG; the protein is encoded by the coding sequence ATGAAGCGGCAGATCTTCGCCCCCGAGCACGACGCGTTCCGGGAGACCGTGCGCGCCTTCCTCGCCAGGGAGGTGCTGCCGCACTACGAGCAGTGGGAGAAGGACGGCATCGTCTCCCGCGACGCCTGGCGCGCCGCCGGCAAGCAGGGACTGCTCGGCTTCGCCGTGCCCGAGGAGTACGGGGGCGGCGGCACCCCCGACTTCCGCTACAGCGCCGTCCTCGCCGAGGAGTTCACCCGCGCCGGCACCCCGGGCCTCGCCCTCGGCCTGCACAACGACATCATCGGCCCCTATCTGACCGGCCTCGCCACCGACGAGCAGAAGCGCCGCTGGCTGCCCGGCTTCTGCGACGGCACGCTCATCACCGCCATCGCCATGACCGAACCCGGCGCCGGCTCCGACCTCCAGGGCATCCGCACCCACGCCGAGGACCGCGGCGACCACTGGGTCCTCAACGGCTCCAAGACGTTCATCTCCAACGGCCTCCTCGCCGACCTCGTGATCGTCGTCGCGAAGACCACCCCGGAGGGCGGCGCGCGCGGGCTGTCGCTGCTCGTCGTGGAACGCGGCATGGAGGGCTTCGAACGCGGCCGCAACCTCGACAAGATCGGCCAGAAGGCCCAGGACACCGCCGAGCTGTTCTTCCACGACGTGCGCGTCCCCAAGGAGAACCTGCTCGGCGAGCTCGACGGCGCGTTCGTGCACCTGATGACGAACCTCGCGCAGGAACGCCTCAGCATCGCCGTCGCCGCGATCGCCGCCGCCGAGCACCTGCTGGAGATCACCACCGCGTACGTCAAGGAGCGCGAGGCGTTCGGCCGCCCCCTGGCGACCAAGCAGCACATCCGCTTCGAGGTGGCCGAGATGGCCACCGAGTGCGCGGTCACCCGCACCTTCCTGGACCGCTGCATAGCGGACCACGACCGCGGAGAGCTCGACCCCGTCCACGCCTCGATGGCCAAGTGGTGGGCGACCGAACTCCAGAAGCGCGTCGCCGACCGCTGCCTGCAACTGCACGGCGGGTACGGCTACATGAGCGAACACCCGGTGGCACGGGCCTTCACGGACGGCCGCATCCAGACCATCTACGGCGGGACGACCGAGATCATGAAGGAGATCATCGGCCGTTCCCTGCTGGGCTGA